The Amblyomma americanum isolate KBUSLIRL-KWMA chromosome 3, ASM5285725v1, whole genome shotgun sequence genome window below encodes:
- the Uba2 gene encoding ubiquitin-like activating enzyme 2, protein MADAGFVQCAGDVRTSRVLVVGAGGIGCELLKNLVLSGFSDIEVIDLDTIDVSNLNRQFLFRKVHVGKPKALVAKESAERLDPRVKIEARHDSIVKPDYGLDFFKRFDIVMNALDNRSARSHVNRMCLAAKVPLIESGSAGYLGQVTPIFKGVTECYECQPQPTEKTYPGCTIRNTPSEPIHCIVWAKHLFNQLFGEADPDEDVSPDSTDPELRGEVSLDHMLKQSTDATGNVCRVSTRLWATECGYDPEKLFNKLFGDDIRYLLQMGKLWSRRKPPTPLHWGNLSDATACSSADAAARSGMIDHRVWDLDQCRQAFSTSVEKLKERALALGEGDHLVWDKDNDECMNFVTACANLRAHCFGIPQTSRFDVKAMAGNIIPAIATTNAIIAGIIVLQAFKMLRGKLEECRTHCKQVYLVKQPSPTKKLIIPAQLLEPNPKCYTCASKAELYVSLNTKQMTVGIFEDKVLKEQIKMAAPDVELDDGKGTILISSEEGETDSNRTMHLASLGVTHGSRLRCDDFLQNFQVTVNIVHDENKDGAGFEIVGDVSQLGPDADTTDSNHNEKDENKNRCGDDASDEDDLLVVEDIDFEQVENGRGSLKRKLTDSDDSIEAKRACVVID, encoded by the coding sequence ATGGCGGACGCCGGCTTCGTTCAGTGTGCCGGAGATGTCAGAACTTCCAGAGTATTGGTTGTCGGTGCCGGCGGAATTGGTTGTGAGTTGCTTAAAAACTTGGTACTTTCCGGATTCTCAGATATAGAGGTGATTGATCTGGACACTATTGACGTCAGCAATCTGAATCGGCAGTTCTTGTTCCGTAAGGTGCATGTCGGAAAGCCAAAAGCGCTGGTTGCCAAGGAAAGCGCCGAAAGGCTTGACCCGCGTGTCAAGATCGAAGCTCGTCACGACAGCATTGTAAAACCCGACTACGGCCTCGACTTCTTCAAGCGGTTTGACATTGTGATGAATGCTCTCGACAACCGAAGTGCGCGAAGCCACGTGAACCGCATGTGCCTGGCTGCAAAAGTGCCGCTAATTGAGAGCGGCAGCGCCGGTTACTTGGGCCAAGTGACGCCAATCTTCAAGGGAGTCACCGAGTGCTACGAGTGCCAGCCTCAGCCCACAGAAAAAACTTACCCGGGGTGCACCATTCGCAACACGCCTTCAGAGCCAATTCACTGTATCGTGTGGGCGAAGCACCTTTTCAACCAGCTTTTTGGCGAGGCGGACCCAGACGAAGACGTATCGCCGGACTCAACAGATCCCGAGCTGAGAGGCGAAGTGAGCCTGGATCATATGCTCAAACAGAGTACTGACGCCACAGGCAACGTATGCCGCGTGTCGACGCGGCTTTGGGCTACTGAGTGCGGCTACGACCCAGAAAAGCTGTTCAACAAGCTGTTCGGTGATGACATTCGATACCTCTTGCAGATGGGGAAGCTGTGGTCGCGCCGAAAGCCCCCGACGCCTCTTCATTGGGGAAACTTGTCGGACGCGACGGCTTGCAGTAGTGCCGACGCGGCTGCGAGGTCCGGCATGATTGATCATCGGGTCTGGGACCTTGATCAGTGCCGCCAGGCCTTCAGCACTTCCGTGGAAAAGCTGAAGGAACGCGCACTGGCGCTCGGTGAAGGCGACCATTTAGTGTGGGACAAAGACAACGACGAGTGCATGAATTTTGTAACCGCCTGTGCCAATCTGCGCGCTCACTGCTTTGGCATTCCTCAGACGAGCAGATTCGATGTCAAGGCAATGGCAGGCAACATCATTCCTGCCATAGCAACAACCAATGCCATCATAGCAGGCATCATTGTGCTCCAGGCTTTCAAGATGCTGCGAGGAAAGCTGGAAGAGTGCAGAACACACTGCAAGCAAGTCTACTTGGTGAAGCAGCCCTCACCAACAAAAAAGCTAATTATTCCTGCCCAGCTTCTTGAACCAAATCCAAAGTGCTACACATGTGCCTCAAAGGCAGAGCTATATGTCAGTCTCAACACAAAACAAATGACAGTTGGCATTTTTGAGGACAAGGTGCTAAAGGAGCAAATAAAAATGGCTGCACCTGATGTTGAACTTGATGACGGTAAAGGGACTATTCTCATTTCAAGTGAAGAAGGTGAAACAGACTCCAACCGTACCATGCATTTGGCAAGTCTAGGTGTAACCCACGGCTCACGACTTCGCTGCGATGACTTTTTGCAAAACTTCCAGGTTACAGTTAACATTGTCCACGATGAAAATAAGGATGGTGCAGGATTTGAAATAGTTGGCGACGTCTCTCAGCTAGGACCAGATGCTGACACAACAGACAGCAACCACAATGAGAAAGATGAGAACAAAAACAGATGTGGCGATGATGCTAGCGATGAGGATGACTTGCTTGTCGTTGAAGACATTGATTTTGAGCAAGTTGAAAATGGCAGGGGGAGCCTGAAACGCAAGCTCACCGACAGTGACGACAGCATAGAAGCCAAACGAGCCTGTGTTGTGATTGACTGA